The window tatgaaagacaatttacacagtaagcactaataaatcatcctcttagttctaagtacaagtatccaaggtaagtaaatacaggataatgcacctatgaagGAGTGTTCCTGTATgctattcatgtaagtgtgtttatgtaacaggtaagtatatgtaaacatattcatgtatcatataatcctaagtacgtgtactcatgtatcatgtaaggcattagtatagactcatgaatgaactgactcttgtttgatatcttctgactatccctatgatagctaactggaaagtatgtggttgttcaagtagatttatgcaccctcgatacgccagggtgcgggaaactgaacgaaggatgaaaactataatctctaacatataaatgaacatatatgcataagtatagtttgatttacaaaggtaaaacaatggttttgcaagatatctaggagttttgaacaataatttagagtgacttgaagtcattaaacatttcaaaactaatacttctgttatccaagtattttaagatagaaaaccatttcatgtgacaccttttgaaatatgtcaaatctactgagtgaaaacacagttatagaatacataagattgatttaataacatattgttttctacttgtattccccccaacggtataggatggctatgtgtcaagcgaggacttgtgcacacactacgatcctaatgaacatataatcacacatatatgcactcaattagactcaaatgactaattgataatgttaagacatcctagacataataaacactttatataagtgttttaagccttaaggatttcatctaggttattgtgggacagggtatttgtgtttagggttcccaAAGGACtctatatgagagtttactccctataaaccatcacacatggagtttacggttataaactcttgagtttacggccgtaaactcccaaacatgtgtgtttggtgtgttttgaagtcccaaatgctttctagaattattctaacttagtggctatgtccttggaagggtttaaggtctagaagtgctccaaataggagtttacggcctcaagaccatttccccttggagtttacggccgtaaactcccttggggtgtggtttttgttgttttcaagcttcttacttttgaaggacatgttctagataattgtttaaggcaaatgaggaccctaggcacactttggtgccatttctttgagtttacggcccaagaacattctcttggccgtaaactcactttgataagtgatttttgtgagttttggtccttcattttaagtggaacaatttcttgtaaaggtctagggctttaggtgcagtgaaaacaccctttatgtccatttatatggagtttacggcctaagagtgttctgggctgtaaactcactttgatttgtgtcatttgatgtgtttaagaccttaatctacttgggaaaatagcctagatgcaagccttaaagtcctagtGCCCTCAAAACACCTTTTAGTgttaggaaatggagtttacggcctaagagagtttacggccgtaaactcccaatcttgggtggatttgggtgtgttttcttgtccctaacaagCATACATAATGGTCTAAGGCTTTATCAAAGCACAAGTGTcagttttggcttcgtttcgggagtttaccgcccaagaacaccttggggagtaaactcctagatctaatgatttagccatctaaatcatgttattagcatctaatatgtattctaacactactagaaagagttactcacaatctgggataaaaacccagagatccgtcagagagaaaatggcttttctctagttggaattgtgaataatgaattaatttaattcagaaaactgtTTATAGTCCTGAattattttgacagaaaatatttctattctcgaacttggactgtaacattatgaaacttgaaatgttcaaatttcacaaacccaggagcatccactctcctgatatctcctaaagtgtaaaccctaatgtacacaaacttgttcggaaaagtctgaaaatcactgaaattggattagcttctattgaatagatattgttcgtacaaatggaaatttcgggttgtcacaccaatgTACCCACAACAACAATCTCCTTACAACCAATACCCTAACTACCAACCTTATCCACCACCAATCTACAATCCCCAACAATACCCATACCCACCTCACCAACAACAtcccaattacatgcaacaatatCCCAATCATCCCTTTCCACCCAATCCTCCTCAAAAGTTGACACTTAGACAAATGATGGAAATGGATGTTACTCATACACCTCTTGCTATTGTTTATCCCGAAAACCACCGAGGAattgaattgaagtcaagtttcatACATCAACTTACCAAGTTCCATGGTTTGGGTAGAGAAGATCCTCAAAGGCATTTAAAGTCCTTTCACatgatatgtgttagcatgttgcccGAAAATGTGACATCGGATGATTTCAAGCTAACCGCCTTCCCACTCACCTTGGAAGACAAAGCTAGAGAGTGGTTATTCAACTTACCACCGGGATCAATTCACACATGGGAAGAGTTACTCAAGGCCTTCAATAGCAGATTCTATCCCACTTCCTGCATTTCAAGTCAAATaagtgacattttggggattcgtcaaggggaaaatgaaacatttcatgatttttgggagcgcTTCAACAATTTGTGTACAATTTGTCCTCAACACAATATACCCGAACAACtacttcttcaacaattttatgagggtatgaatgaaaaagatcggaggatgattgatgcttcaagtggtggtgacatcTTCAACAAAACCCCTCATGAGATCCGATTACTTTTTGGtaccatttctcaaaatcaaaggaATTTTGGGACTCGAAATGACATGAAGAGAAATTCTACACAAGTGGTTGGTGAAGTTAGCAACACTCAACACTTGGAATCAAAGCTATTAGATTTGACTAATGTGTTAagtcaaatggtggtgggaagtggtcaacaattgatggtatgtggtatttgtgcaatgacgggccattatacggataagtgtcccacacttggaagtgaaccgaaagatgtgaatgcaatgggcggATATCAAGGTCAACCAAGACCCATGGGATTTCATAACAATTTCAACCCAAATTGGAGGAATAACCAAAACAACCCTTATCCACCAAATATTTTGATGAGACCCCAACATCCACAATACCAATCCCAAAAACCTCCATATCCACAAAATTCTTATAACCCTCCAAATTACCAACAACCTCCACAACAAGGCCAATCAAGTGGTACCCATCATATGAGCCTTCAAGAACTTTTCACTTCACTTGCTCAAAGCCAAACCCAATTTCAACAAGAAACCAAGAATACTTTCTCCAACATTCAAGCACAAATTGGAGACTTGGCAACCGCTCTCAACAAGATAGAACAAATGGGTAAACTTCCATCACAAACCAAGAAGAACCCCAATGTGAGTGCCATCACCTTGCGAAGTGGGAAAACACTTGGAGAAAGTCAAcctaaaagagtttcaagagaAGACGAAGATGAAGTGATCATTGTGGAATCTCCAAAAGTTGTAGTTTCTCCAAAGGAACCGGTTGTGCCAAACGTTGATCAACCCGACTCTTCCAACAAACCCATCAAACCATTGGTCATACCACCTCCATTCCCTTCCTGGTTAGCCTTTTCCAAGAAGATAGAGGAAGAAAATGAATTATTTGAAACTTTTCGCAAGGTCCAAATCAACATTCCACTATTGAATGCTATTAAGCAAATTCCAAGTTATGCAAAATTCCTCAAGGATTTATGCACCAAGAAGAGAAAACTCAAGGCAAATGAAAAGATTCAAGTCAATGCAAATGTGTCTGCGGTTATCCAAAAGAAGTTACCTCCCAAATGCAAGGATCCGGGAATATTTTCTATCCCTTGTACCATTAGTGATTTGCATGTCGAAAGTGCCATGCTAGATCTTGGAGCCTCGATCAATGAGATGCCatattcggtttttcaatctctcAATGTTGGACCTTTGGAAGAAACTGGAGTAATCATTCAATTAGCAGACaagtcaagtgtgtctccaagaggAGTGTTAGAGGATGTGTTAGTACAAGTTAATCAACTTGTTTTTCCGGCGGATTTTTAtgtcattgatcttgaagagaagaCTCCTTCCAAATCATCTATGATCCTCCTTCATACTGCTCACACAATCATTGATGTCCATAAAGGAAAGATAACTATGGAGTTTGATGGAGaaaccattcacttcaacatCTTTGAAGCAATGAGGTACCCTAGCAACATTTCTCCATTGTATCGGGTTGATGTGATTGAACCAATAAACGTGATAAGACCTAATGTATGCACAAACAAGATACTCATGGCAGATAATTGCAAGCCTAGGAGAGAGGCTCAAAGAAGATTAAATTCTCCAATGATAGAAGTGATCAAGAAAAAGATAATTAAAAGATTCAAAAGGTGAAAAGAGAAGAATAAGGCATTTCATGACAAGCACATAACCTAAAAACACTTTATTCCGGGTCAATAAGTTATTCTTTATCATTCACGCTTAAAGCTATTCCCGGGAAAATTGCGATCTCGATGGCACGGACCTTTTATTGTTATAAAAGTGTTTGATCACAGTGCGGTTTAAATTAAAAGTTTggaaacaaatcaaatattcaaagTGAATGGGCATCGCTTGAAACCATTTTATGAAGGCTTTGACATAGGAGAATTCGACAACGTAACAATGGAAACACCGATTTACGAAGCTTGACGGAAGCGGGGATATGTCTTGGCAAAGACGTTAAATAAATGCATTGTGAATAAATAATCTCTGCTTGAAGTTTTGGGTGTTTCTAAACTTGAAGTTGGCCTAAAAATAAGCATATAGAAGTCTTCTAGTGATTTTGGTGAAGTTTGAAAAATTCCAAAATTTTGACTTTTGCGCGACCGACCCCAACCGCGCAGATCCCGAGTTCCAAATTACACCAACATGGGGTGCTCTCTGATTGCTGTGCGCGGGTGCCCGCACAGCCGTTGCGCGACCGACCCCGAGCCGCACAGATTCCGAGTTCCAAATTACCCCAACATGGGATGTATTTTGACATGTGCACGCGGCTGCCCCCCACCCGCGCAAAGTTTGCGAGGGTGCCCGCGcaaatattgatgggttttgaacattctaacacttcctaagtgtacatgcaaccctaataaaccttggatctatgtttgtctaagatacatgcaaataattatttttccaaggttcatatcctaactagcatggcatggggaacttgaatcaaatagagctagtagaaacacttaccttgtagttgtagttgattccttggagttttagagcctagcaccaatagtgtggatgcctcaaatggaaatcataaatcaccacaaacttggaactttgagagaatagtcactactatcttgaaatcgaccctcacctcaacaagtgtcaactagtgtgatttcaagaaccaaagcctcctttatatagtgtgatggattagggttacatccatgtaaacactaatacccatgtctcttcatttccatgagatccatgggttaaagctccatggagtatccatggactttcctatacaagcctagcccattccaaataagcattagcgcacactatataaatatagaagcccatatttaattagtaatatctttgatctctaaattaatcctagattaactatagatcaatactaattaaataatatgatcttatattaatatattagaacttataatatattaacaaatcataacttgtactattctcaacagattatccataaattgttcgggtgaagtgcaacccaaatggaccatgccgggtcgggtcaagtacataccaaatatagttatggatttagacactatatccaatagtctcccacttggataagtctaataactatagttgcaagtatgacttcaggaaccgatcagcaatcgtagctctttaaactctattgaactagaacgcgccatttagataagtgatcatataatcctctgttctagatatcagtcggacaaatacatggaacaatgtcttgcttattgtccagcagtttgtttcccgatttctgatttgtttgacaaagaacttaattcaacacatcaacttagttctgaccgggcccggtacataggtcaaaacacaatcatcgagaggcccagatatcagcttctaatcaaagaaggaacagacaaacttcgactcatatgtttgttctaccactcattgaattatacacaaaggtacgttttataacatcgagttaccaatgcgttttcgtacaatcaatgcataatcaactcgtaagtaacaaatcatatctctaggcttgaagacttatatgatattaccgtctcacgatcactcgagataaaattccatgaagtgattccagtgagcgtgggttgattccaatgctcagaacttatgagcactcatgattgttgtagccatgtccaacaccttagacctctgtaaccaatcatgacagtcttgattcatacctacttccgacatatgaccgactgtggagatttgaataatatgatctaccaaacataattattctggaagtcaaaacatgcaaaagaaatatagtaaacgattgacaagagatagcaacactttactcataaataaaacactttttattcatcatctaatgtcaattacactttacaaatttcataatttatctaactactaaactcatatcatccttcagccctatgctccgagcatgctggagatgcttaaccctactcagtcccttcgtgaggggatctgctaggttctcatccgatgataccctcttagcCACGAGAATTCCTTCTTCtgttcgatgtctgatgaagtgatattttctgtcaatgtgtctggatctcccatgatctcttggttccttggctaaggcaaccgcactattgctgtcacagaaaatctccattggctcttttatagctggtacaactccaaggtctccgatgaagttctttagccatatagcctcctttgctgccttgcttgctgctatatactctgattcacaagtggaatcagccactgtctcctgcttggaactcttccaagtgattgctcctccgtttaaggtaaagacccagcccaactgagagcggaaattatccctatcagtctggaagctagcatcactataccctacaattcttaagtcatcactcccaccgaaggtaaggacccagtccttagtccttcgtaggtacttgaggatattctttaccgcagtccagtgttccttgccagggttcccctaatacctgctaaccatgctcaaagcaaaggctacatcaagtcgagtacacgtcatagcatacatgatcgatcctacagctgaagcataaggaagtcgactcatttctgatatctcagcctcagtactagggctttgtgtcttactcaatctggcgttactctgaatgggtaactcacctttcttggagttatgcatgttgaatcttttcaacactttgtccaagtaggtactttgactaagtccaattagtcttttactccggtctctcaaaatccttatccctagaatataggcagcttctcctaggtccttcatagagaaacacttcccaagccaggacttaacttcctgcaaagttgggatgtcatttcctatgagtagtatgtcatcctcatacaataccaagaagctgactatactcccactagcctttacataaacacaagattcatcttcactcctagaaaagccaaattccctgaccttttcatcaaagcaaagattccatctgcgaggtgcttgcttcaatccataaatggatttctcaagcttacacactctattagggtactcgttgctgacaaaaccctctggctgactcatgtaaacatcttcaaccaactttccattaaggaaagcggttttgacatccatttgccatatttcatagtcatgaaatgcagctatggctaacagaacccgaatagacttaatcttggctactggagaaaaggtctcatcatagtccactctaggaatttgagagaatccctttgcaaccagtcaagccttataagtgtgtattttaccatccatgtcggtcttcttcttgaagacccatttgcaccctacagtcttacgacctggtacattctcaaccaagttccaaacttgattgtcatacatggattgtatctcgctatccatagcctctttccatttcacagactcggggcctgccatggcttccgcgaaactgttaggttcatccagacctactagtgtctcaccttccgcagtaatatgaaaaccatagtagtgctcaggtgcattcctaactctcgtggaacgtctcagaggtacataaTCGtaaattggctcaacaggagtttcctcctcaagttgagggctagggtttgaagttccttcaccacttgactcttgaagttcttcaagatcaatttgcctcccactgtctccttggcttataaattctctctctcgaaagactcctcttcttgctacaaagaccacattatcactaggtctgtagaagaggtaaccaaaggatctttgtgggtagccgatgaaaataaacctctcgctttggggttctagcttgtcatgagtctcgcgcctcacaaaagcctcgcaaccccaaatcttgatgtggtctagtttgggtactttaccagtccacatctcatgaggagttttggcaactttctttgtagggactagattaaggatatgggcggcagtctctaaggcatacccccaaaatgagattggtagcgaagctcgactcatcatggaacgaaccatatccaacaagatTCGATTACGCCtatcagctacaccattcaactgtggtgtcctgggaggtgtcaattgtgagactatcccacattcccttagatagtcgaggaactctgaactaagatactcaccaccacgatcggatcgaagcatcttaatgttcctgcccaattgattctcgacttcctgtttaaattccttaaacctttcaaaagtctctgacttatgcttgattaaatagacatatccatatctactgtaatcatcagtaaaagtcaaataataacgattagcatcccttgtggcatgtttgaatggtccacacacatccgtgtgtactaggtccaacaaaccttcacccctctcacaagaacctgtgaagggtgactttgtcatttttccaagtaagcatgattcgcaactatcatctgactttaggtcaaatgattccaagtctccatccttttggagttggcctatgcgcttcttgcttatatgtccaagtcgacaatgccataatgatgctttatccaagttattattattaatagaatcaatacacatcacattatttccgaagttatcaaccacagatactgtttcatacacgccatcacaaggtaatgctttaaaataaagaacattattaaagaaagcatcaatagaaccacttcattattaaatgaaaaggtaaaaccttgtttatacaatgcatgaaaggaaataataattctttccatttctggcgaataacaacatttattcaaatctaaactaaacccactacttagcgacaaagtataaactccaatcttggtgacaagtgtaactttcctattccccgtgattaagtttattcttccttgctccacattctcacttcttcttagtccctgcaagtcacaacaaatatgaataccacaaccggtatcaaggaaccaagatttagaatggggtgagatattagaaatgatagtgtaaatacctgcatggttgggtttaactttgccatcctttacatcttgccgGTACTTTGgacagttccgcttccaatgtgccttttcatggcaatagaagcattcagcctcttttgggtcagaagaaggagtgatgaaacctttcttggttccacttgaagaagatccattaagggtcctaaccttggtacccttcgaagaactctttctcttcttccctcgtcctttcccgattgccaagatagGGGCGGAGTTTGTAGGAGTagaagtagtaacaaccgccttacccttaagaccactttccgcggtctttaagagtccttgaagttttctgagagtgacctcttccttgttcatgtggtatgtcatgcggaattgatcataatatgaaggtaaggagtgcaaaataatatctattgttagctcctccgggaagttcacactaagcttcagcaaacggtccacaaatctttgcattttctgcatgtggcccgtgatgggttcaccatccttcatgcgagttgttttcatggaggagatgatttcatacctctcttgacgagcactttgatggtatctttccatcaagtcttggtgcatctcataggggtagaaatattcataggatttttggagatccacGGTCAttatggccatcatgatgcatgccactttggtggcatctctttcaagTGCTCTAAACTCAgcaatctcttgaggagtagaaaCTGACTCATCAATCCCCTTAagttccttatcaaggacatattccttgtcctcgtagcgagtaatcattctgatgtttctgatccattcattaaagttggatccatcaaaagtgactttcccacataagttcataagggtaaaggagccattgggATTAGAACCAGAAGCAGTAgagtttgcagacatctgaaaagaagaaagaaggttttagtttagatatagagatattccttaataaaacacccaaatgtagtattaaggctaggatccaatcacaatatattatacttagaagaggtatgccgtaatctaagtaataacatatttgaaaggtaggtgaatgacgattcaccaatttccaccaaagtcgaaatattaaaatattaaatttggttcttaaaaactcctagattcttttgagattcaatgaacttttcaaaggcatgtttcaatctcgagtgtgccctccaagttttgtgactgggatgccgaggatcacaaaacgaggtgtgaagtaaccatgcaaattacttggtacccttaataacttacccctcaatcgatgtgccggttaaccacacacgctccatcgatactatgataaatattaagtccaaattagtgtgccggttaaccttgttaagtccaaattagtgtgccggttaacaacacacgctccactaacgacttagacaaagtgtaaagtgtaatttcatggattagcaccttattcacatttttcctaaagtaactaagattgggaatttaataaaacatttagttactttataatattcatcatacttttaatgagaatttataagtccttgtcttacccgttcggctaacgaccctccaccagtcaagcaagcggtgggtgagagtggacacccattaagttgccattttataggcaacaaccttatacccaccttatagaccggcttcgtgaatgaggcgtactagcggtaagacgactttaatcttatacatacatatatatatatatatatatatatatatatatatatatatatatatatataattattaaatcataataatataagtataagggttgaattttaacttttaaaattctaaggtttggaacttaaagtttttaatatgactttacttgttccaaaacttgagggcaagttttgtaaactttcaaaacttttcacttcttgtaacttatgagtttaatagagtaataaaatgaagactcttcatttttctaactcttgtgttcttttaatgatttttaattcaagtgacttttggttttccataacttgaggacaagttatggactccattaaaacacataatgatcaataattaatctaccacataggttacaaataattcctatgatcatctaaacatcataagatcaaggacatgaacatgaacactttcatgaatcaaaactacactaaaacctttgtaattttgatatcttgttgttgtaaatggattagcatgaacattacaccatctaaaacaagttttcaagtaccaaaacagtttagggtaatgtttctagtccatttccagcgaataaagtcgaaaatctgcactctgtggctcctactcgccgagtgcatgaatctactcggcgagtaggttgaagatacacatgtactcggcgagtccctccatggactcggcgagttcatcaggcagacagcaagtttttcgaccttttcaactattttgcatcaagtatcaaacaaaaaagcctaggctctgataccactgatgggttttgagcattctaacacttcctaagtctacatgcaaccctaataaaccttcgatctatgtttgtctaagatacatgcaaataattatttttccaaggttcatatcctaactagcatggcatggggaacttgaatcaaatagagctagtagaaacacttaccttgtagttgtagttgattccttggagttttagagcctagcaccaatagtgtggatgcctcaaatggaaataacaaatcaccacaaacttggaactttgatagaatagtcactactatcttgaaattggcCCTCGCCTCAataagtgtcaactagtgtgatttca of the Lactuca sativa cultivar Salinas chromosome 6, Lsat_Salinas_v11, whole genome shotgun sequence genome contains:
- the LOC111901199 gene encoding uncharacterized protein LOC111901199, with amino-acid sequence MGGYQGQPRPMGFHNNFNPNWRNNQNNPYPPNILMRPQHPQYQSQKPPYPQNSYNPPNYQQPPQQGQSSGTHHMSLQELFTSLAQSQTQFQQETKNTFSNIQAQIGDLATALNKIEQMGKLPSQTKKNPNVSAITLRSGKTLGESQPKRVSREDEDEVIIVESPKVVVSPKEPVVPNVDQPDSSNKPIKPLVIPPPFPSWLAFSKKIEEENELFETFRKVQINIPLLNAIKQIPSYAKFLKDLCTKKRKLKANEKIQVNANVSAVIQKKLPPKCKDPGIFSIPCTISDLHVESAMLDLGASINEMPYSVFQSLNVGPLEETGVIIQLADKSSVSPRGVLEDVLVQVNQLVFPADFYVIDLEEKTPSKSSMILLHTAHTIIDVHKGKITMEFDGETIHFNIFEAMRYPSNISPLYRVDVIEPINVIRPNVCTNKILMADNCKPRREAQRRLNSPMIEVIKKKIIKRFKR